A genome region from Vigna radiata var. radiata cultivar VC1973A unplaced genomic scaffold, Vradiata_ver6 scaffold_432, whole genome shotgun sequence includes the following:
- the LOC106778708 gene encoding uncharacterized protein LOC106778708 isoform X2 — translation MGYELEIWVSFLQISQFQNSLVSPSLVSPILDYLVQSTASFSPFFVSTRSDFTRLTRFPCRVTFRRGLVVSSCFNSSKSPGAGGFISPNNSGEVSYEMHHDFSPQRRRSGSPMFVTLPVNSVSREGGRGLRPKEIMFSLKALATADVEGVVVEIWIPLPLWVLDEIKKDVELAYCDRFGRRNIEYISLGCDIQVYADFMRDFRDTFRSLLGVIITGVQIGMGLDGELRYPSFSPQETNLAWSQELGEKDEMAEPLAFWHASEHVHMSNVVTVGKFQGGSAFNIIPDXVTIGGTFRAFSKESFXQLRXRIEQVVIAQAAMQRCNAIVNFLQEQNPFFLITINDGDLHEHFRSVAGNLLGVNKVNNMQPLMGAEDFSFYQEVIPGYFFMVGMQNASHEKLEQVHSPYFKVNEDVLPYRAALHASLAVSYLLKHPQDIAPAEGKYRDEL, via the exons ATGGGTTATGAATTAGAAATTTGGGTTTCTTTTCTCCAAATTTCCCAATTTCAGAATTCCCTCGTCTCCCCTTCCCTCGTCTCCCCAATTTTAGACTATCTAGTTCAATCCACTGCTAGTTTTTCACCTTTCTTCGTCTCTACTCGCTCCGATTTCACTCGCCTCACTCGTTTCCCCTGCCGCGTCACCTTCCGCCGCGGCCTCGTCGTCTCCTCCTGCTTCAACTCCTCCAAGTCCCCTGGTGCCGGAGGGTTCATCTCGCCGAACAACAGCGGCGAAGTCTCCTACGAAATGCACCACGACTTCTCACCACAGCGCCGCCGCAGCGGCTCGCCGATGTTCGTCACGCTGCCGGTGAATTCCGTCAGCCGGGAGGGCGGCCGAGGCTTGAGGCCCAAGGAGATAATGTTCTCGCTCAAGGCGCTCGCCACGGCCGACGTCGAAGGTGTCGTGGTCGAGATTTG GATTCCGCTTCCTCTATGGGTGCTTGATGAGATAAAGAAAGATGTCGAGTTAGCATATTGTGACCGGTTTGGAAGAAGAAATATTGAATACATTTCCCTTGGATGTGATATTCAAGTGTATGCTGATTTTATGAGGGATTTTAGGGACACTTTCAGGTCTTTGCTTGGTGTTATCATCACA GGTGTACAGATTGGCATGGGACTTGATGGTGAACTAAGATATCCTTCCTTCTCTCCACAAGAGACGAATTTGGCATGGTCTCAAGAACTTGGAGAAAAGGATGAGATGGCTGAACCTTTGGCCTTTTGGCACGCATCAGAACATGTTCATATGTCAAAT GTTGTGACTGTAGGTAAATTCCAAGGAGGTAGTGCATTCAATATCATTCCAGATNCNGTCACTATCGGTGGCACCTTCCGAGCTTTTTCAAAAGAAAGCTTCNAGCAATTAAGACANCGAATCGAGCAG GTTGTTATTGCACAAGCTGCTATGCAGAGGTGCAATGCAATAGTGAACTTCCTTCAGGAACAAaatcctttctttctcataacCATAAACGATGGTGACTTGCATGAACATTTTCGGAGTGTTGCAGGGAATTTGCTTGGCGTGAATAAAGTAAATAACATGCAACCATTGATGGGAGCTGAAGACTTTTCATTCTATCAAGAGGTCATACCTGGCTACTTTTTCATGGTTGGAATGCAGAATGCCTCACATGAAAAACTTGAGCAGGTACACTCACCCTACTTCAAAGTCAATGAAGATGTTCTTCCTTATAGAGCCGCACTTCATGCCTCATTAGCTGTTAGTTATCTTCTGAAACATCCACAGGACATAGCCCCTGCAGAGGGGAAATATCGCGATGAATTGTAA
- the LOC106778708 gene encoding uncharacterized protein LOC106778708 isoform X1, with translation MGYELEIWVSFLQISQFQNSLVSPSLVSPILDYLVQSTASFSPFFVSTRSDFTRLTRFPCRVTFRRGLVVSSCFNSSKSPGAGGFISPNNSGEVSYEMHHDFSPQRRRSGSPMFVTLPVNSVSREGGRGLRPKEIMFSLKALATADVEGVVVEIWWVLVEKNKPRVYDWIPLPLWVLDEIKKDVELAYCDRFGRRNIEYISLGCDIQVYADFMRDFRDTFRSLLGVIITGVQIGMGLDGELRYPSFSPQETNLAWSQELGEKDEMAEPLAFWHASEHVHMSNVVTVGKFQGGSAFNIIPDXVTIGGTFRAFSKESFXQLRXRIEQVVIAQAAMQRCNAIVNFLQEQNPFFLITINDGDLHEHFRSVAGNLLGVNKVNNMQPLMGAEDFSFYQEVIPGYFFMVGMQNASHEKLEQVHSPYFKVNEDVLPYRAALHASLAVSYLLKHPQDIAPAEGKYRDEL, from the exons ATGGGTTATGAATTAGAAATTTGGGTTTCTTTTCTCCAAATTTCCCAATTTCAGAATTCCCTCGTCTCCCCTTCCCTCGTCTCCCCAATTTTAGACTATCTAGTTCAATCCACTGCTAGTTTTTCACCTTTCTTCGTCTCTACTCGCTCCGATTTCACTCGCCTCACTCGTTTCCCCTGCCGCGTCACCTTCCGCCGCGGCCTCGTCGTCTCCTCCTGCTTCAACTCCTCCAAGTCCCCTGGTGCCGGAGGGTTCATCTCGCCGAACAACAGCGGCGAAGTCTCCTACGAAATGCACCACGACTTCTCACCACAGCGCCGCCGCAGCGGCTCGCCGATGTTCGTCACGCTGCCGGTGAATTCCGTCAGCCGGGAGGGCGGCCGAGGCTTGAGGCCCAAGGAGATAATGTTCTCGCTCAAGGCGCTCGCCACGGCCGACGTCGAAGGTGTCGTGGTCGAGATTTGGTGGGTCTTGGTTGAGAAGAACAAACCTAGGGTTTACGACTg GATTCCGCTTCCTCTATGGGTGCTTGATGAGATAAAGAAAGATGTCGAGTTAGCATATTGTGACCGGTTTGGAAGAAGAAATATTGAATACATTTCCCTTGGATGTGATATTCAAGTGTATGCTGATTTTATGAGGGATTTTAGGGACACTTTCAGGTCTTTGCTTGGTGTTATCATCACA GGTGTACAGATTGGCATGGGACTTGATGGTGAACTAAGATATCCTTCCTTCTCTCCACAAGAGACGAATTTGGCATGGTCTCAAGAACTTGGAGAAAAGGATGAGATGGCTGAACCTTTGGCCTTTTGGCACGCATCAGAACATGTTCATATGTCAAAT GTTGTGACTGTAGGTAAATTCCAAGGAGGTAGTGCATTCAATATCATTCCAGATNCNGTCACTATCGGTGGCACCTTCCGAGCTTTTTCAAAAGAAAGCTTCNAGCAATTAAGACANCGAATCGAGCAG GTTGTTATTGCACAAGCTGCTATGCAGAGGTGCAATGCAATAGTGAACTTCCTTCAGGAACAAaatcctttctttctcataacCATAAACGATGGTGACTTGCATGAACATTTTCGGAGTGTTGCAGGGAATTTGCTTGGCGTGAATAAAGTAAATAACATGCAACCATTGATGGGAGCTGAAGACTTTTCATTCTATCAAGAGGTCATACCTGGCTACTTTTTCATGGTTGGAATGCAGAATGCCTCACATGAAAAACTTGAGCAGGTACACTCACCCTACTTCAAAGTCAATGAAGATGTTCTTCCTTATAGAGCCGCACTTCATGCCTCATTAGCTGTTAGTTATCTTCTGAAACATCCACAGGACATAGCCCCTGCAGAGGGGAAATATCGCGATGAATTGTAA